The window TGAAGTCCTTCTTTGAAAAGTATCAGACAACTTAGATTGCCTGTTTCAGATTCTTTCAGCTTGTTGTTTTGGTCATTCTACATCTTGAACCTGATGGAACTGGTGGTGGCTAAAGAACCAATCCCCTCCTTCAGGATTTGGTGGAgacataaaaacagttaaaagaggagtgaatattacatttttccatgttcgccacaaacacaaaaagagaaTGATAATGCTGCTCCATTTCTTTCTGGGTGTGTCATACTGGAAATGTTTGCTTCAATGTTTGACATACCAAATTAACTGTTTAGCAAACATGCACATGGTCAGAGTACAGAGGCACTTATTTGATGACAGAGCATTTGTTTGAACCCGTCATCTGTGTATGTGTACTGTATACCATCAGTATCGTCAGGTAAAaacataatatactgtatatcatcatTATCTGCGCCCGATCAGCTACATCCTCCCGGATGCCAGTCAGCAGAGCGGTCAGAAGACACGGATGGTGAAGCGCTCCGTCAGCCCTGCCTTCAACCACACTATGGTTTACGATGGCTTCCACAGCAGCGACCTGAGGGAGGCCTGCGCCGAGCTGACCGTCTGGCATCGTGAAgggttaaaaacacacatcctAGGAGGGATTCGTCTGAGCTGTGGAACCGGTGCGTGTCTCAGTCCTCACCGCAGTCACTTTCCAAGTTTCCACCCTGTCATTTATTCTCTCAGCCCTACTATAGTAGctaaaaatgcaaacaacacaaaagatcctctgattggctggtccaTTCAGGCCTCCTATACAAACACGGAATCAGGTACAACAAGATCTTATGTTTTTCAAATGTAGAGACATGTGGATTACACCAGTCTCTGTCTAACTTTTCATACATTTCACAGAGTATGAAAACATTACAGATATCAAGACCTATGCTGTCATCATCAAATATGGATATTTGGTTTAAAAGAGGGAAGATGAGTCATTTAAGGTACTCATCGTGATGAACTAAAGAAGCAGAACAAATTCCTACCTTGTACTCTAAACTGCAGCCTGTATGTCGATTTCAGCTTCAGAGGATGTGACATTAAAGACTCGTTAGTTATTTTCATGGTCAGGTCAGTTTTGTAGACGTGCCATAAAACCAGTTTTATCCTTCTTATATAATTGTGTTTTGGTGAGGTATGATGACAGTGCGTTTTGTCTTGTCACCATTTCAGGCATTTCAGATGGTCCTGCTATCGGACCGAGTTAATGTGTGGGTCAGCAGAGAGCCTCTTGTAGTTCACTGTTAAATATCTCACATTGTGTTGGAGGCTGTTGAAATTCAACACAAAAATGGCAGCAAGGACCAAAGCTGGTATCACATTATACAATCTGAAATGTTGTAAACTTGTATTATTGAGAGAGTAGGGCTGCTCTCTGTAGTCTCTAGAATTTCTTTGTTGTCACTACATTCAGCTTGGGGACTGATTACTCACTTTGAGTATGAGGAATCATGTAGGATTTTAGGCTGTTTGTAGAATCATTTATTTCTCCAGGTATGTTTACACTGAAAGCTGTAGAAGAAACTTGATTTCCTTTCCCAGCAGCAATGTGTCTTGCAAAATTTACACAAAGGAACACGGATTAACACTGTGTGCATATGAGCAGACCGTGATCATTTGTCGGAATTGTCTTCATGGCTTCATTTAGATGTATGGTTAGGTAATACCTTCAATATAAATACTGCATacgtatttttttgttgttgtttgcaggTCAGAGTTACGGCGAGGACGTCAGCTGGATGGACTCCACAGAGGAAGAAGTTGAGGTGTGGACCTCAGTGATCAAAGAGCCAAACCGCTGGATCGACGCAACGCTACCAGTTAGAACTAACCTCACACGTCGGGACCAGTGACACGCTTCGTGCACAGAGATGCATTCCTGTGCATTCATATCATTGTTGGAGTTGGAGAGCACTCAGCAAAGTTAAAGGCATAATATGCAGAACGTAAAACAGTGATAGAACATACTCTCAGAAAGCCCACAGACATCACTAAGGGATTCTGGACATCACCAGATTAGTGGTGTGTTTCCCATCAGCCAATGTGCTTTGGAACGTGACctccataaaacacatgatcaAACAACCTCCTCATGTGTAAAATGGGCCATACAGGCTATATGCATGACATCACattttacatcatcatcatcacatcattttTGTCAGCCTTCTCATTGCAGTCAAAACCAACATTCTTCAACTTCATTAAGTTGCCAACAGTTCCTAGCATCACGTCTATATTCTCACTTAAGAGCCGCAAACATCAACGCTGCTGTGTGTGAACGTGTCTCCATATTATAGCAACAAAACATCTGTGCAAACCGGTCACATGCAGTTAGGATATTCATTGGAGTTCTCGTCAATTTAATTTCACCATCAAATCTAGCCAGCAAACCCAACATcaaagattttgattttgatttttgtatgTTCCTTGCTTTACACCTGGCTTGACCTCTGTTGAGTCTCCAACTAGCTGTAACTCTGAATCTTGGGATTTCAAACACCAACTACAGCATATATTGCCTTTAATTTGTCACGAtgatacacatatacatacttgtttatttctgtttctcattcatactgacacacaaacacacatagggGAGGCAGTAGTGGTGCAATATTGTGAAATAAtggtataaataaaaataaggtaCAATTTTTAGTTTTGAAACCAAATCGATCTATATTTCAAAGGTTTTACTTGAACGTTTCAGATCAATCCGCATCTCGTTTGACAGATTTGAATTTGTAATCTCTTGTACTTTATTAAGTTAATATCAATCCAGCACTGATTAAATCCTTTGTTTGTCTTAAGTGGTTTAACTGaaactatactgtatatcatgggATTGTTTCATAAAAACTCTCAAACTCTTTGGAATAggccagaaataaaaaataaaaataagctcGTTATTTTGTGTTCTAACTCCTTATGATTATCTCTTTTAATGTAACGCCAGTCGTAACTTGACACCAGAGTAATACCTGTAATTATAATTACTGGAATAATTGTGAGTAAATACTAAAATGCTGCGCTCTGTGGGGGAAGGGAAGCAGAGGTGGCGCAAACTCAGAATCTTGACATTTatcaaattgttttcttttcagcatTTGTGCAACATTAACATTAAGGGAGGCTGAATTCACGGCAAGACTCACTTCCTGCTTTTAGAAAGGTTTATTTTAAGCTACCAAACGGGGTTTGTTGCGTGACGTCATCAGTATTCGACAGATAAGGACAGTTCTGCCTGGACGGCTCTAGCCGACAACCTTAGCATCGTTAGCTTCTCTCCTAGACTACGCGTTGAAAGCCCCACAACAAttcaataaatgtaaaaaaaaaaatggaggtgGGAAATTAACttaaacaaattcaaattaaacaaaCGAAAACACACATCTTCATTGCCTTTTAAAATTGTGTTAGTTATTTCACAAAGATCTGCAAGCCTTTAAACTAGGCTACGTGGGTGCCATGGCAACCAAGTATAAACAAAACTCCCGGAGGACTCTTGGGCCTAGCGGCTCAGCGAACAACAAATATGTCGGAAATATCTGCTATGAGCAGAAAACTGATTCAAACTGTGGCGGAAACAATCTCAAAACAAGTGGAGCACTGTGAGTATTCAGTTCAACCCAACATACTATATTATAGGTTACGCTAGAAAATGTCAGACAGCTAATACTGTGCTGCTATTTTATTGACTCCAGTCAGTAAAACAGAGATTGAGTGTCTAATCCGAGAATATAAAATCCTGCTGGGAGAGCCTACGGTCCCCGGGAGGGCAGTAAACGGCCTGGACAGAGGGAAGTTCAGGAGCATGCTGCATAACATGTTTGGAATGACCGACGATATGATCATGGATGGAGGTACTGTTCATTGACATTCTAAATACTTGACTAATTTGTTTCATTACTACTAGATTTATTATGTTCCAATTTTTGGTAACCTGTAGAGTCTCTTAATGGTTCAATTTGTGTTAGTCTTCAGGACATTTGACAAAGACAACGACAGCTTTGTCagtatgaatgaatggattgaaGGACTGTCTGTCTTCCTTCGAGGGACCTTAGAtgaaaaaatcaaatgtaagCACCTATCCTTCACAGAAAACCTTTAGCCTGGCTAATACTTGTACCTCTTTTTAACACTCCCCTCTCTTGAACGGCTCAGACTGTTTTCATGTTTACGACCTGAACGGTGACAACTACATCTCCAGAGAGGAGATGTTTCACATGCTGAAGAACAGCCTTGTCAGACAGCCCACAGAGGAGGACCCGGACGAAGGAATAAGAGACCTGGTGGAGATCACGCTGAAGAAGATGGTGAGGGCACTAGTGGTGCTGACAGATTCCCGCAAACATCTACACCTTCATGCTTTCCATACCACCTCCCCCTcaaacacattttagtttttcgAAAGCACatcattttgaatttatttcatctttcatttttctaGGACCATGACCACGATGGCAGACTTTCTTTTGCTGACTTTGAAAaagcagtgagagaggagaatCTATTACTTGAGGCTTTTGGGACCTGCCTTCCTGACTCCATGGTAATTATGAATTTAGTTTCTTGACAAGTTGCAATAACTTCCATTTCTTGATTAATCTGTTAGTCTAACATactgttatttctgttttcagagTATTGAGACATTTGAACAGCATGTATTTCAGGTGGATATACTGTAAAAATCTTATTCATCTGGATTGCCACCTATATTTCAAaatctgtaaataaaaacaagcaaCTAAAAACAACggagagttttttttaaacatattggTAAAAATAGCAGTACAATAGCAGTATCGTCTCTTGGTTGATCAAATGCGACGACGTGGCTTCAACTTTTTCTCCACTGGTTTGAGATCAGGACGCGATTCCACCTGAGAAACATGGCAGAACTGATTTTATTGACATTACTAAATATCATAAATCATTAAGACTATGCTTGAGATTTTGTTTTACTCTATCAAAAGATCAGATTTAAGGCTACCTGCTTCATTGTGTTCCTGATCAGGCTCACAGTTGTGTTCAATGACTCATCCTCCATGTCCACCTTAGATGGTTCTGGTAGCTTTGGCCCAATAAACGGTTCACTGTTTCTTGTCACATCCGTCAGTGAGCAGTCTACAGCCTCCTCCatcttgtgtttcctgttctCCATGTGTGTATTCCGTGGAACAAATCTGACTGTGGAGGACTGATTTGATGTCCGTTTGTGTTCTGCCCCTGTGTCAGCAGAGGTTTGACTGGAGCTTGAACCAGGCACTGGCTGTTGCTCCTTTGTGTTAGTTATAGCATTGTGTAATGTGCCCATTTTATCCTCCGTTGGTGGAGTTCCGTgtggatttttatttccataataATTCAATTCCCTTGGAGGTTGAGGCAGTAGAGGAAAGCTTGAATAATGGCTAATGTGTGGAGCCTCTCCCGTTGCATCATGCTGAGAGGTTTTAGTACTGGTTATGGCAGTCTCTGATGTGATGTTTGCTTCTGATGATGTGGACTCCTTGTTAACAGCTTCCTCCTGTTGCTTTTCTCTTGctttataacagaaaaaaaaacaatctcaaCAAAGTGTTCCTGATCAGGGTCAATTGCTATTCCAACGACTAAACTACAGATTCAATTACTGGtacattaaatttaaagatCAGACAATAGATTAAAGCCCATattgcactggcatcgtgctcagagtgtcccccacctctcgccAGCAAGTCAACTGGGTTAGGCTCCAACAACCCCCGCAACCCGCCTTGAGCAGAACAAGCAGTAAAcaatgaatgtgaatgaatgaataaacaataaCTAAACATCTACTACAACTGCATATGAAAAATGTAAGAGCTTGTGTTGTCTCCAatgtctgatttttatttgttcacaaCATATTAGGATGTAATTCTGTGTAGGGTAAATCTTAGGCCAACTATCCACAATGTTGTACTGCTATGTGCAAGTCAATCCGACCTGGATCTGATGGGTTGAAATGCATCTTTTGAGAGTGGCgaaatgtttcaggtttttaGAACAGTGATGTTCATAGTTCCCTGAGTACTTTCCAGTTTATATTATAAACGTACCTATATTCTGGACAGCCCTGATCACATATCTCCGCCTGTCCTGCAGCTTCATCTTGATGTCTCCTACACTCTCATACTCTGGTACGTAGCAAACGTGCAGCACACCACCGAAGAAACTCTTCTCATCCATGTGTCGCTTGGCTGCCCTAAAATGACAACATTCAAGCACAATTGTTCAGTAATTCTGTTTAAGAGCGGCTGGAATGTAAAGGACACCGTGAGTTTCATCCTGCACCTGGCACTGGTGAGCTTCTGAAACTTAACCAGGTAAACTTCCGTGAACTCCTCAGAGGGATACTCGTCCAAGGGTCTGTACTCCTCCACGGCTCCATAAAGGGCACACAGTTGGATCAGTTCCTCCATCACTCCAATAGCTGGGACCCCTTGGATCATTAGGTATCGAGACTCTAAGTTGATGGTGTACACCTAATGGAACCGGACACGTATGATGACAACTGCTCTAAAAcgtaataataacaatttatTTCTATAGTCAAgggtacatttatttttatcacacaGTGATAACTCCTCGAGTTGAGAGTTACGCTGTCTCCTAGCTTAGGTTATGTTTTAACCTGACCGATACTTCGTGTCTTCTTACCTTAACAGCTTTCGCTTTCCTTCCATCTCTATATTTTGGTCGAGAAATGCATACTTTCTTCTGTTCGTGGTGTTTATAAACCTCTGGGACAACCCAACAACCCGAAGCCTTCCTGTCTGGTGCCGCCATCTTTGAGGAAGTAATTTTCCAAGTCTCaagtttcaaaataagagctttACCCTGTCTAGAATACTAATTTCCCCTTCATGACCGCTTACtgatattttattatgaaaacTATCCTGGCTCGGTACCTGCTGCTCTAGTCTAGCTGGGTGCACACAGAATACATCGATTGACGACGACGCGGTAACACTTTCGCAGACACCTATTGGGTTTATATATGTTGTCAAGGCTATGTTTACACTATGTTTAGTAACCAGGGTATTCAACCTGTAACTGTTGTTTTTAATAACTCgaaaaactgttttcttcaCCTTACCTCGAAGTTAACGTCCCATCTTTGCCTGACCGAGGTACAGTAAGTTAGCCGTGTTAGCTATATTGCTGTCAGTGCTGTAGTTTTTGGAAGTCCAATTTTATTAGACTTTTAGAATAACACAGTTTCGTCAAAAGTTACTTTGCATTGTTTTTTCATCGATTGCAAAATACTTATGGTTCAGTCCATGACCACGTGCTCAGAAAAGAGTTGAATAATATCAGCAGTAGCCATTCATTCTCATAACATACCAGGTAACAGCAGGTGTAATCAGAAAGAAATATAGCAACACATTATTCTCTTAAAAATTGTTTCTCCTGTGTGCTTGGCCAGTTTGTGCAGAGAAGTATTGTCTCAATACTTTTGTGCGACGTCTGAAGTCAGTAATCAAAATAGATTTTCTGGTGCAAGTTGGGCTAACTAACATTGTTAGACCATAGTGTTCTCACATGAAGATGTTACATGCAAATAAAATCAGGTCTTTACAAGTTTAATGAGAAGAATTTGTCAGGTGGATAAAGAATAATATTGCTACAATAAAACTCAATATTCCTGTCTTAAGAACCAGGCTTTGGAGCTGTCCTGGGGCCATGGATCTCCAGTTTTCCTCAGTTGGACTCTCAGCAGAACCTCCTCCAATCAAGAGAGTCATAAAGTGGAGCTGTGTCGGCAACTTGGAGAAAAGCTAGGCCTTCAAGATGGAGAGCAGGTTTGTCTCCATAGAAAACAAATTGCCCTAGCCTCTGTGTCATACCAAATGCTCCTTAGCGATAGATAGTTGAAGTCCTTTGACAGTTTAAActttgaactgttgacttaCAGTTGTGTGGTTTCTCACAGGGTTTTCTGAGACCGTGTCACCAGATCTCATCAGTTCATCAAGTGTTTGTGGAGCCTCTGACATGTGATGACTGGGAAATCTTGGTGGGTGATCATTATGACTGGAATATTATACTCAAATAAAAGTGTTGTAACTTGATCAAGTCATGTAAAAGCAGAAGTGATGTGTAAACACTGCAACAGGTACACACATCACTTTTGAGCTGCAAAGTAAAGAGTCCACCATTCACTGAGAATACGCTCGGGATAACTTTGTGACCCATGATTACAGTAAACAATAATTCATTACCTGTGTTCTGTGACTGATCTCAGGAGCTCCACAGTGCTGCACTGGAGCAGCGGCTGTTGGATCAGATCCGAGTGGTTTTCCAAAACGCTGTGTTCCCTGTGTGGGTGGAGAGCCACATAGTCATCTACATCCAAATAGGTTAGACTTCATACAAcagttgttgtttgtctgtagCCAACGGTCTGTTAAAACTATGCTGTCTTTCTTAGAAACAGTGAAACACGTGGGGAAAAGACACCAAACATGAACTCTGATGCTGTATagattctgtttctgtttgaaagACATCCTtatgaacaaaaacattatATAATAATCCTTGGCATGATTTTTAGTGTTAATTCTACTAAATTAAGAATTTATTCAGcttcttttgtttaaatatactgtaatgcATTTGTCACAGAAAGCATATTAATGAACACAGTATGATCTGTTTTTAACTCAGCATCCCTTTCACCATCTGTGCCATATTGTCGCCTGGAGCAGTTCACTGAACTAGTTGTTTCTCCGAAGAACCGCCTGGGAATTTCCAACCTGAGAGGTTCTCCCATGAGAAGCGGAAAGAAGCAGAATTTTCAAAGAGAGCAAAATATGGAATGTTCTCCCTCGTCAGGAGAATCATTAGAAAGTATATCACCTGTTCATCAGAGCCACCAATGGGGTGGCATAGCTGACCTTAAGAGTATGCTGCATTATATGATGAAGGGTACCTACGACCCAGTTCAGAAACCACCACCTGTACCTGACATCCCCGCTGTCTTCACAGACTCTATCTACAGAGTGTGTGGTGCACCTCCAAGTTCTCTCCGCACAATGAGCCATGTGGCAACTTCCATGATTCACATATTTCCTCTGAGCCACAGATCGAACACTGGGTTTACTGGGGGACAGTCTTCAGTGACTTATGGCTTGCTCTCCAAAGTTCACTCCCCCAAAGAAAGAAGGGACAGAGccaaaaaggaaaaggagaaaaagaaagcaggAGATGCTAAAGCTGTGGGTGCTGCTGCTGCGAATGAGGGAGAGGAGATGAAAGCAGAGGAGGCTATGGTGGTCAGGGTGGTCTGCCATGATTTTGCAGGAAAGGAAAGATGCAACAATGGAGAGATCCACAGTGGAAGAGTGTGGGTGAGTGTGTTGTTTGATAGGATCCTGTGAGACAAACTGTGGTTCTTTTAAAGCAGCTCAGACCTCTGACTCACAGCTGGTATAAATGGTGTTTGTAGATTCCTCAGCCTCTGGCAGTCAGGTTGGACATCCTCCCACATTCATCCGTCAGAATTAAGCCAGTCAAATCAACTGTCAAAGTTGCCTCCTCAATTTGCCTGCAGCCCCTACAACAACCGGTGAGTCCTGAAGTAGCCATATGTACACATAGATAAGGGATTTAATTCACCTTCAGATCACTTTACTGCTAAATCTGCTAAATGTTTAATCTACCCATTACTTTATGTGAATCCTGATGGCCTCTGCTCAGCCTGAGGAAGGTGATGAGGAGATACGAACAGCTTTCCTCGACTGGCTGCACATTCAGATTCACGAACCTTTAGCCTGTCTGACGCCACGGTCTGGAAACGTCCTCCTACACGGAGACGATGGTGATTCATTTCTCTTTTACAAGTTGTTTAACAAGCACACTGATGGTTATGAAAAATACTGATTATCAAAGAGGAGTATTGTTATCCTTCCACTTTTTATCTTCCAGCAAAATTAGAGCTGTCTTTGACTGTGTTGAAACCGGAAACAGAGAGCGATCCTCCTGACCAGCTGTTTTTACTGTCACCTGCTGTCATCCAGAAGGAGGACATTCAGGTAGAGCCACAAATGTCTTTAAAGGGGCTCAAATAGTCAAATGGATGAACTGAATGCCATTCTTCTATGCATAACTGGTTCTGAAACCTTTTATGGTCTTCCTATGCTTTTAAAGTAGCTCTCACTGAGAAAGATGTTGAGTCATTTAATGCAGGTAATGCGTTCTCAGGAGAATTATTTGACCTAGATCTGGGGAAACTGAGGATTGTAGGGATCATTATGTCATCATTAAGATAAATAAGCACACTTTGGAAAAAATTAAGATGAAAGGTTGTTCAAATAATTTTCCTCCCCGTCTCCAGATTATATCAACATAGATTTCACACGAGCCTGCtcagataaaaagacaaaaaaaggatATACTTATGTATGTGATCTCCCTACAAATCATTACTTTTGGAGATTTTATAAATTTGTGGATTATTATAGATATTTCTTTGTCACACAGTGATTTCAAAAGAATATGTGACGTGTATATTAAAACCTACAGGTCAACAGAGAGCTGGTTGCTACATCAGCTATGAAAACCACGACCGAAATGACCGAACCGGAGCTGCCCTCCCTCAGTGTGCTTGGGTAAGAGTGTAGCCTGTGAGGTTTTTAATATGAAACCTTTTCCAGCATTGATTTTTGTCCCTAATCTTTATCCTTCATCTGTCCTCAGTGGTGTCGATGAGCTCGCTAGTACTGGATTTGAGTTTATCTCCCACAGCCTTCTGGGTAGTCCCCTTTCACAAGAGCTTGGCACTGCTGGGCGGGGACTCCAAGGTGGAGCTTTGCTCATCATTGGTGCCAAGGTATCTGTTTGTACAACAACAGCCATAGTAGCGCTGATAAGACTGATATTCCACTCACTCACCGTGTTGCTCTCCCCTCACAGGGAAGTGGAAAGAGCGCTCTGTCCCGAGCTCTCTGCCGAAAAGCCAGAGAACATCTTGATGCCCATGTGGAGGTGGTGGATTGCAAAAAACTACAAGGTTAACAGACGCTTCATGAACAGACATGTCAAAGAAAGCTAGTTAAATGTATTTGAGGgaatttctttctctctcctcaggTAAAAGGGCAGAAAAATTGAGACAGATCCTGCAGGATGTTTTTGAAGAGGCGGAGTGGAGGCAGCCTTCAGTCGTTCTTCTGGATGATTTGGACTACATCAGTGGGGCACCAACTTCACCAGAACGTGAGCAGGGCCCCGAGGCGCTGCTACAGCTGCACATTGCTCAAAGTAAAGCATTACATCattatttgtgtctgtgtgcgggGGGGGCATCTGATTTTATCTGTAATTATAGACGCCGTAGGCTGACTGCTCTCGTGTGTCTGCAGGTCTGAAGGATGTGGTGGATGAGGTGATCTTGTACTCCAGCCTGGTGTGTCTGATCATCACCAGCCAGAGTGAACATTCCCTGCATCCCTCCCTGACCGAGGTACAGGGGTCTCACTTCATTCAGGGCTTCGTTCGCATCCAGCCCCCAGACCAGGTTAACACACAGTTTACACGCCTGCGTACACAACGGTTCAGATGAACAGGTAAAGACACCAGATATGCTGTTTGTGATTGCCTGCAGGCTCAAAGATCAGAGATCCTGCGTCATGTGATCCTAAGAAGAGACCACTTATTGGAGGAGACGCTGCAGACTCTAGACCTGCCAGCTGTGGCCAAGGAAACTGAGGGCTACACACCCGAAGACTTGGTGCTACTGTTGGAGCGCGCCATTCATGCCAACACCGCACACCGGCGACACAGCGATCGGGGTACTGAAGGCTTTGGTTACTATGACGATAAACACGCAGCCGTTGTGTGTTAATTCATTTTCGCATGTTTGTTCCTCCTGTCCCTCAGGCGTGTGTCTGGCATGGAGGGACTTCGAGCAGGCGCTCAAGGGATTCACACCTCCTTCATTGTGGGGAGTTGACCTCCACACTCCAAGCGAAGTCGGGCTGGAGAGAGTAGGGGGGCTGAAGGAGGTGCGGCAGCAGCTCATGGACACCATACTGCTGCCTGCTAAGGTTGGAATCAGTCAGGAAATCAAGTCAATCTGTCAAAGTAAAACCCATTTATTGTCCAGGAAGTTCATtgtcagaaatttttttgaaagcTTTTGAATCACTtccaggagatttttttttttactctgactGCAGATGTTTGGTTTGTTACAGTATCCCATCCTCTTCTCTAATCTTCCCATCCGTCATCACTCTGGAGTCTTACTGTATGGAGCTCCTGGAACGGGGAAAACCTTGCTGGCCAGAGCTGTGGCCAAAGACAGCGGTATGAATTTCATCGGCATAAAGGTAGGCTGGGCTCAGGTTCTGGTGGTCtgtgctcctcttcatcagaacCACCCTTCAGTGATACAAGATTTTTACCTCTGCAGGGACCTGAACTTCTCAGTAAATACATTGGAGCCAGCGAGCAGGGAGTCCGCAATGTCTTCCAGAGGTGAGTGTTTTTACACTTATAACATACATCAGACTATAATCAATACTTTTAATGCATGACAGCAAATATCAAAGATTTGGCTATTCCATATATGGAAATAAAGTGTTATCCTGTGCTGTGTTTGCGTCAGGGCTCAAGCTGCCAAGCCGTGCATCCTGTTCTTTGATGAATTTGACGCTCTGGCTCCCAGGAGGGGCCACGACAACACAGGGGTCACCGACCGTGTGGTCAACCAACTTCTCACCCAGATGGATGGGGTGGAGGGGCTGCAGGGTCGGTCAT of the Antennarius striatus isolate MH-2024 chromosome 14, ASM4005453v1, whole genome shotgun sequence genome contains:
- the pex1 gene encoding peroxisomal ATPase PEX1 isoform X2; this translates as MFSNQGIQPVTVVFNNSKNCFLHLTSKLTSHLCLTENQALELSWGHGSPVFLSWTLSRTSSNQESHKVELCRQLGEKLGLQDGEQGFLRPCHQISSVHQVFVEPLTCDDWEILELHSAALEQRLLDQIRVVFQNAVFPVWVESHIVIYIQIASLSPSVPYCRLEQFTELVVSPKNRLGISNLRGSPMRSGKKQNFQREQNMECSPSSGESLESISPVHQSHQWGGIADLKSMLHYMMKGTYDPVQKPPPVPDIPAVFTDSIYRVCGAPPSSLRTMSHVATSMIHIFPLSHRSNTGFTGGQSSVTYGLLSKVHSPKERRDRAKKEKEKKKAGDAKAVGAAAANEGEEMKAEEAMVVRVVCHDFAGKERCNNGEIHSGRVWIPQPLAVRLDILPHSSVRIKPVKSTVKVASSICLQPLQQPPEEGDEEIRTAFLDWLHIQIHEPLACLTPRSGNVLLHGDDAKLELSLTVLKPETESDPPDQLFLLSPAVIQKEDIQVNRELVATSAMKTTTEMTEPELPSLSVLGGVDELASTGFEFISHSLLGSPLSQELGTAGRGLQGGALLIIGAKGSGKSALSRALCRKAREHLDAHVEVVDCKKLQGKRAEKLRQILQDVFEEAEWRQPSVVLLDDLDYISGAPTSPEREQGPEALLQLHIAQSLKDVVDEVILYSSLVCLIITSQSEHSLHPSLTEAQRSEILRHVILRRDHLLEETLQTLDLPAVAKETEGYTPEDLVLLLERAIHANTAHRRHSDRGVCLAWRDFEQALKGFTPPSLWGVDLHTPSEVGLERVGGLKEVRQQLMDTILLPAKYPILFSNLPIRHHSGVLLYGAPGTGKTLLARAVAKDSGMNFIGIKGPELLSKYIGASEQGVRNVFQRAQAAKPCILFFDEFDALAPRRGHDNTGVTDRVVNQLLTQMDGVEGLQGVYVLAATSRPDLIDPALLRPGRLDKSLCCPPPDLVCLDCSRLLTQERLFLLNPKINKLWPLVSRYQEDRVEILKALSIGIVLAPDVNLEEVAAATTQFTGADLKALLYNAQLEAVHAGLGPSIPQELTLESESDISLSSMIFPNNGSGSDDSVGDGDPAGGLEQPMVLLEPGELQEQDDKHGGNVWRLYFGSSCESESRNSPISGLNSQSVSGPASTTNDLTRALVCDPGSSLPPAYMSSLRSGYEELSPEQLERLQQDINSIKSNYRKTNEEYVRVRSASSQPGLLLSLTHINSALAATRPSLSKADWSKYTKLYEAFGGGGDEKSLHSVTFKPGQRVTLA